A region of the Pseudoprevotella muciniphila genome:
TGGTAAGATTGCCAATGGGCAGTCCGCAACCAAGAGGACTACAGAAAAGGCTTTTCTCTTTGGGCAGATGTAGCCACTCTGCCCTATTACCTTTCATAATGCATCCATCCGTTGGATTGAGCAAAATAATCTCACGAGAGAGGTATTCAAGAAAGTCGAGAAGTGAACTACCAAAATTTTGGCGCAGTCTTCTTAGTTGACGAAGTGTGATATCCAATAGTCGCTGCCGATTGATGTGCATAAAGTAGCCTTTGATGTCCATCTTTAGTACATAGCAACGTTGGGAGTAGTTTTGGCTTTCGCATAGGATGTGGTGCTCCAAACGGTCTATACCAAAATGCGTGCCTCGCCCTTTTATGCACGAATAACTGTCGTAGATAAATGTACGTTCAAGCCACTCGTGTGTATAATTGTAGTAAAGATGGTGCACGATGCGGTCGCGAAAGTTGGCAGCAAAGACTTCTCGGAGTTTGGGATCGTTAATCAAGAAGCATGTGCTGGGGAGAGGTTTGTAGGTGCGGTTAATCAGTTCGTCGCAAAGTGCTTCTAAATTCTTATCCAATCTGGCGGCGAACAAGCGTTGATAGGGTTTATTGCGTTTATGGCGACTGGCATCATAGAAAGCACGGGTTAGGTCGGACAACAATTGTTCGCGATTCATAGTAGAGATTTTTATAACTTAGCAGGTCCTTTTAGTCGCTTCGCGAGAAATCTTTCAAATCTTACAAAATTTTACAAAATCTTGTTTCTATTTATGAGATTTGTATGATTTCTGCCTCGTCAGAGGCACTTATATTTTGATAGTATAAATAAAAGGGATGCACACCCTTCTTGTGAAGAGGTAAGTGCTTAGAACGCACGGGCCGTACAGTGTGTCCGTTGTTGCGGTTGTTGTTGACGTTCACATCGTCCGAGTTGAAGTTCAGGTTGTACGCGTTGTTCGGGTTGTCTGCGTTAAGCGTACGCGACCAATATTTGGCGTTAGAACCTGCGTTGTTGAGCGACGTGCCGTTGCGGTTGCCCGCAGCGGGAAGGAACAAACCTTTTCGGCAGCCATCTGGAAAGATGCAATGCGGAACTATCCTATCTTGATTTATTTATACTCAATCATTATAGGCATGAGCCGCGTTGCATCACTTAGTTTTTCTCAGAAGCTATTGAAGCCCCAAAGACAGGCTGCCTATGAACTGACCAGCTCCAATTTGCTGGGGTGCATCCTTATAAATTATTTATATCAAATCAAGCGAGCAAGATGTGCCTTGATTTCTGCAAGGAACATCATGCAGTCGATGGGCGATTTGCTCTCTACGGGAAAGGACATGATGGTGTGCATCACTTCTGAAATAGAAGAGGGAGAAATAGCTTCCGATTGTCGTGACGTTGATTTTTCTTTTTGTTGCGATGTACTGAGAGGCTGTTTCTCCACCCATTGTGCATATTCTGCACGCATGGTTTCTAATACATCATTTGTTACATCAATAGGCAAGTCGATGACCGTGTGCTTGTCCTCCACGTCTTTTGGCACACAACCATCAGGAACAAATTTCTGCAGGCTCGTCTTTGGAAAACCGATGTAAACCACAGGAGCATCGATATCCTTGAATTGACGTTTTGTAGCCTTGAACTCATGAACAAAACGACACATGAGCCATGCGCTCCAGTCGTAGGCGCGCATAAAACTTCCCTCGTGCCACAAGTGGACACGATGACATTGTGTCGCGTCCTTTGTGCGCTCTCTCTCAAATTGAACAACTTCTTTAATACTTGCCATTATTTTTTCTTTGAAGATTTGAGCCTATTCTTCTCCGTTGGGGCGCGAGGCTAAAGCCTCTGGGGTGCGCCCCACAAAGAAGAACAGTCTCAAATCTGTGTGTTGTGGGGCATTGGGAAGGATGCACTTCAGTTCTTAGAACGCACGGGCCGTACAGTGTGTCCGTAGTTGCGGTAAATGGGTGACGTACACACCGTCCGAGTAGAAGTACAGGCAGTACGCGTAGTCCGGGCTGTCTGCGTTAAGCGTACGCGACCAATAATTGGCGCCAGAACCTGCGTCGTATAGCGACGTGCCGTAGCGGTGGCCCGCAGCGGGAAGGAAGATGGAATGACCATTACGTCCTGTGAAGAGCATACCTTTCACACCATTGATTTTGGTCCATCTGTGCTTGGTGTGTTCGATGAGTTCTTCGAATTGTTCATCGGATGGTATCCGCCATTTACCGCCCCAGAGTTTACGAGCTACGTCATCTGAAAGGTCTAACTCTTCCTTATCATCTGTGAAGCCATCTTCACCATAGTCTGAATCTGTACAATATTTTGTAAGTTTATCACTGCCAAACTTATAGCTATCCCAATCGTATTTAGTTTTTCTTGATGTTTCGCCCCAAGCATAATAATAGCCATAATTCGTCCTTGTTTTCGCACCAATGTTGCAATCTGCCCATTTTGTGCCACTGGGCAAG
Encoded here:
- a CDS encoding fibrobacter succinogenes major paralogous domain-containing protein, translating into MKKIVFFLMVAITTSFLPLTLSAQNGMDHGHRYIDLGLPSGTKWADCNIGAKTRTNYGYYYAWGETSRKTKYDWDSYKFGSDKLTKYCTDSDYGEDGFTDDKEELDLSDDVARKLWGGKWRIPSDEQFEELIEHTKHRWTKINGVKGMLFTGRNGHSIFLPAAGHRYGTSLYDAGSGANYWSRTLNADSPDYAYCLYFYSDGVYVTHLPQLRTHCTARAF
- a CDS encoding RNA-directed DNA polymerase, which translates into the protein MNREQLLSDLTRAFYDASRHKRNKPYQRLFAARLDKNLEALCDELINRTYKPLPSTCFLINDPKLREVFAANFRDRIVHHLYYNYTHEWLERTFIYDSYSCIKGRGTHFGIDRLEHHILCESQNYSQRCYVLKMDIKGYFMHINRQRLLDITLRQLRRLRQNFGSSLLDFLEYLSREIILLNPTDGCIMKGNRAEWLHLPKEKSLFCSPLGCGLPIGNLTSQLFSNVFLNELDQYMKRELKCKHYGRYVDDFYVVSCDRDFLRSLIPRVRYFLLQNLNLYLHEGKVRIYNASFGVDFLGAYLKPYRRYVNNPTLHRIKKKLPLVEHETCPKHIQARLNSWLGIMGHYSSTHLQRKLFLPMRTPWQYGRFVEKRSKLKYVLKEA